GTCATCCGAGCTCCGCAAGGCCTTCCTGGCCGAGGGGATCAGCGTCATCGGCGACCGCGCAGCCACGATCACCCAGCACGAGGGCCTGGTCCAGGTGACGACCCGCAACGGGAAGGACGCGACCGGTGAACGTGTCCTCGTTGCCACCGGTCGCACCCCGCGCACCGAAGGGCTCAACCTTCCTGCTGCGGGTATCGCGACCGACGAGCGCGGCTTCGTCATCGTAGACGAGCAGCAGCGGACCACGAACCCGGCTGTGTTCGCCGCCGGTGACGTCACTGACGTGCCCCAGTACGTGTACGTCGCCGCGAGGACTGGGAAGATCGCCGCGCACAACGCCCTGGGTCACGACGAGCGAGTCGACTACACCGGGTTGCCGTCTGTGCTGTTCACCTCACCCCAACTGGCCTCCGCCGGGATCACCGAAGCCAGCGCCATCGCCGCCGGATACCGGTGCGCCTGCCGATTCCTACGACTTTCCGACGTGCCCAGGGCCATCGCCAACCACGACACACGCGGCGGCATCAAGGTCGTCGCCGACGCCGACACCGGCAAAGTCCTCGGTATCCACGCCCTCGCCGACACCGCTGGGGAGATGATGCTCGCCGCAACCTACGCCATCACCGCCGGATTCACCGTCACCCAACTCGCCGACACCTGGGCCCCCTACCTCACCATGGCCGAAGGCATCCGCCTCACCGCGAACCTCTTCCGCAACGAACTCCCCACCTCCTGCTGCGCCTGACACAAGAGCCGGGCCCAGCGATGTGGTGATCCAAGTGATATCCGCGACGCCTTCAACACCGGCACCGACCGCGTGATCGACGCCTACGCGGTCAGCGTGGGCTCAGTTGAGGCAGCGGCGCCGAGCACGTCGTCTGGGCCGCTCACACGCGCAGCGCACCGGGACACTCAGCCGCCAGGTAGCAACCACAGCACGCTGCCATCTACGCAGTCGGCTACGAGTTCAGAGGCCGAAGGCACCACCACTGACGAGGATGAAGATGCCCAGGCCGATGAGCACGATCGGGAACAGGATGTGTTCCCAGCGTTCCAGGAGTTCGGCGATCGGTCGGCGGGTGGCGACGAACTTGCCCAGGCCGACGAGGGCGGCGACCAGGGCGAGGAACACGATGCAGTACGCCACCACGGCCGCTGGGCCCACGCTGAGGAAGACCGGGACGTAGACGCCGATGTTGTCCCCGCCGTTGGCGAAGGTCACCCCGGCCACCGTCCACACCCCAACCTTCTTGCCCTCGACCTTTGCCTCATCGTCATCGTCGGCACCGCGGTTGCGCCAGGCTTGCCACGCAGCCCAAAGTCCCAACCCCAGCGGAATGAGTCCGAAGTAGGGGATGACCTCTGGCGGCAGGAACGCTCCCGCCCCGAGCGTCACCAGCACGGAAGCGCCCAGGATGCCAGCGAACCCGAGGTACTGTCCGACCAGGATTCGGGCGGTGGTCCCGCGCTGGCCCACGCCTCGGGCGAAGAACAGTGAGAGCACGATGATGTCATCGATGTTCGTGGCGATGAATAGGCCGATCGCCTGCAGGACGGAGGACAGGATCATGCGCCCACCGCCGCGTTACAGCCGCCTGGCGACCCAGCGGTTCCGGCAGCCGCGTGCCGTTGATACTCTGCGACCATCATTGTCCGTTCCTGGTGTGGTGTGGGCCTCGGAGGTAAAGCAGGACGCCCAGGGCGACGCCGAAACCGAGGATGACGTCGGCAAGGTTGCCGATGAACAGGTTGCCGTAGGCGAGGAAGTCGGTGACGTGACCGCGGCCAAACTCGGGAGGGGCGAACAGCCGGTCCAGCAGGTTGCCGACCGCGCCTCCCCACACCAGGCCGATCGCGACCGCCCACCCGACGGTGCGGGCGCGGGTTGCGGCGACGAGTAGAGCGACAGAGGCCGCCGCGGCGATGACGGTGAGCAGCCAGGTTGCGCCGGCTCCGAGGGACATCACGGTGCCGGGGTTGAACGCGAGCTGCAAGCCGAGCCAGTCTCCCAAGAGCGGAATACGGTCATCCTCGCTGAGCTGAGCGAGGGCGAGTGCCTTGCTGCCTTGATCGATCAGCACCGCGCCAGCGGCGACGGCGCACGCGAGCAGGAACCAGCGGAGCCGGACGCGCGCCGCCGCCGGGCCGGCAGAACTCGCTTCCACGGCATCCGCTTTTCCCGGGGAGGGAGCGGAGCCGTCAAGGGGATCGGTCATGCCTTCGTGCGCCGCGCCGCGCGGAGCCCGTTGAGGATGACGACGACTTCAGCGACCTCGTGTACAAGCACGACCGCGGCGAGCCCGAGGACTCCGGTAATCGCCAGCGGCAGCAGCACCACGATGATCGCGATCGACAACACGACGTTCTGGTTGATTATGTTGCGGCCGCGGCGGGCGTGGGCGAGGGCCTGTGGGATGAGGCGCAGGTCGTGGCCGGTGAACGCGACGTCGGCCGACTCGATCGCAGCATCGGCGCCCTTGGCTCCCATCGCGATCCCCACATCCGCGGCCGCCAGCGCGGGAGCGTCGTTGATGCCGTCCCCGATCATGGCAGTGGGCTGAGACTTCGACAACTCCGCGACGGCGGTGGCCTTGTCCTCGGGGCGCAGCTCGGCGCGCACGTCCATGATGCCGGCCTGGCCGGCCAGCGCTGCGGCGGTGCGGGCGTTGTCGCCGGTGAGCATCGTCACCCCGATCCCGCGGCGGTTCAGCGTGGCGATGACCTCGGGAACCTCTGGGCGCAGTTCGTCACGCACCCCGATCGCGCCAGCCGGCCGGTCGCCGCGGTGGACGATGACGACGGTCATCCCCTCGGATTCCATCACCTGCACCTGGTCGGCCAGCGTGCCGGCGTCCAGCCAGCGGGGGCTACCGACGGCGAGACGGGCACTACCGAGCGTGCCGGTGATGCCGCGCCCGGCGGTCTCGGTGACGTCGTGCGCGGTCGGGGCGTCGGGGACGGCCTTCGTGATCGCGGCGGCCAGCGGGTGCGTGCTGTGACCTTCCAGGCTCGCCGCCCACGCCAGCACCTCATTCTCGGTCGCGCCGGTGGTGACGACGCGGGTCACCGTGGGCTCGTTGCGGGTCAGCGTGCCGGTCTTGTCGACGGCGACGTGGCGGATGCCGCCGAACCGCTCGAACGCGGCCCCGGACTTCACGACCACACCGAACTTCGACGCCGCGCCGATCGCGGAAACAACGGTGACCGGGACGGCGATCGCCAGCGCGCACGGCGAGGCTGCGACCAGCACCACCAGAGCGCGGGTGATCCACAGCTCAGGGTCGCCGCTCAACAGCGACCCAAGCACGCCGACCAGCACGGCGAGGATCATCACGCCGGGCACCAGCGGGCGGGCGATCCGGTCGGCCAGGCGGGCACGGTCGCCCTTCTCGGCCTGCGCCTGCTCGACCAGCTCCACGATGGTGGTGAGCGAGTTGTCGGTGCCGGCGGCGGTGGCCTCGACCTCGAGCACGCCGGTGGTGTTGATCGACCCGGCCGAGACGTCGGTGCCCGGTTCGACCTCGACCGGGATCGATTCACCCGTGATCGCGGACGTGTCCAGGCTGCTCCGCCCGGCCCGC
Above is a window of Propioniciclava coleopterorum DNA encoding:
- the merA gene encoding mercury(II) reductase — translated: MTWHTEVDLVVIGTGGAAMSAAIHARLEGASVVAIESGTLGGTCVNVGCVPSKTLLAAAHTRHSALTNRFSGVPSSAGMVDLSALIEQKDDLVGMLRQTKYADIAAAYGFDILPGTATFTDAGTLLVDGRPVRAKSYLVATGAEPHVPAIPGLEQVDYLTSTTAMELTELPASLVVIGGGFVGLEQAQLFARLGVEVTVIGRLAPHAEPELSSELRKAFLAEGISVIGDRAATITQHEGLVQVTTRNGKDATGERVLVATGRTPRTEGLNLPAAGIATDERGFVIVDEQQRTTNPAVFAAGDVTDVPQYVYVAARTGKIAAHNALGHDERVDYTGLPSVLFTSPQLASAGITEASAIAAGYRCACRFLRLSDVPRAIANHDTRGGIKVVADADTGKVLGIHALADTAGEMMLAATYAITAGFTVTQLADTWAPYLTMAEGIRLTANLFRNELPTSCCA
- a CDS encoding cadmium resistance transporter → MILSSVLQAIGLFIATNIDDIIVLSLFFARGVGQRGTTARILVGQYLGFAGILGASVLVTLGAGAFLPPEVIPYFGLIPLGLGLWAAWQAWRNRGADDDDEAKVEGKKVGVWTVAGVTFANGGDNIGVYVPVFLSVGPAAVVAYCIVFLALVAALVGLGKFVATRRPIAELLERWEHILFPIVLIGLGIFILVSGGAFGL
- a CDS encoding signal peptidase II encodes the protein MTDPLDGSAPSPGKADAVEASSAGPAAARVRLRWFLLACAVAAGAVLIDQGSKALALAQLSEDDRIPLLGDWLGLQLAFNPGTVMSLGAGATWLLTVIAAAASVALLVAATRARTVGWAVAIGLVWGGAVGNLLDRLFAPPEFGRGHVTDFLAYGNLFIGNLADVILGFGVALGVLLYLRGPHHTRNGQ
- a CDS encoding heavy metal translocating P-type ATPase, translating into MSAVTGSQVEHVDLDDHDDDDDRPWYRSPSVLIPIASGVAFAAGLVCEWTGAETAGLVLFWIGLLLGAYTFVPGALRKLFTKGKFGIGLLMTISATGAVILGYVEEAAALAFLYSIAEALEDKAMDRARAGLRALLKLVPETALVKRGDATAEVEAKELRVGDVLVVRPGERIATDGTVRAGRSSLDTSAITGESIPVEVEPGTDVSAGSINTTGVLEVEATAAGTDNSLTTIVELVEQAQAEKGDRARLADRIARPLVPGVMILAVLVGVLGSLLSGDPELWITRALVVLVAASPCALAIAVPVTVVSAIGAASKFGVVVKSGAAFERFGGIRHVAVDKTGTLTRNEPTVTRVVTTGATENEVLAWAASLEGHSTHPLAAAITKAVPDAPTAHDVTETAGRGITGTLGSARLAVGSPRWLDAGTLADQVQVMESEGMTVVIVHRGDRPAGAIGVRDELRPEVPEVIATLNRRGIGVTMLTGDNARTAAALAGQAGIMDVRAELRPEDKATAVAELSKSQPTAMIGDGINDAPALAAADVGIAMGAKGADAAIESADVAFTGHDLRLIPQALAHARRGRNIINQNVVLSIAIIVVLLPLAITGVLGLAAVVLVHEVAEVVVILNGLRAARRTKA